Proteins found in one Desulfovibrio sp. genomic segment:
- the mgtA gene encoding magnesium-translocating P-type ATPase, translating to MVLRSFLPHGLVVPFTRFFGRKGPAAAHTVSTELVRQAATRLLDAARVEPDEALQTFNSSPDGLTRHLVHEMRHKYGANILAAKGRDSLPKRLFTSFINPFSVVLLLLACISFFTDYLLAAAGEKDLTAVIIVTVMVCISGVLHFVQEARSGNAVARLESLVKTTIEVVREGEGKELPINSLVVGDVVRLAAGDMIPADMRILRAKDLFVSQSSLTGESEPVEKFPHALPADTAAASPLDCDNLAFMGSNVVSGAAYGLVLAVGGASLFGSLARQIAATTTPTSFDKGVNSVSWLLLRFMICMAPVVLFINGFTKGDWVEAALFALSVAVGLTPEMLPTVVSANLVRGAVFMARKKVIARRLNAIQNLGAMDVLCTDKTGTLTQDRIVLEYSLDIHGTEDARVLRHAFLNSWFQTGLKNLLDAAIVNHADELSMQPLRKEYSLVDEMPFDFSRRRMSVVVADKTGKTQIITKGALEEMLTVCAYAEYHGQVEPLTPELQAEILERVRRYNNDGMRVVGVAHKTMSAPGGVFSVADEKDMVLLGYLAFLDPPKDSASKALAALNEHGVRVKVLTGDNDAVTRSVCRQVGLPGKNILLGGEIEEMDDEALKAAVEQADIFAKLSPRQKARIVTCLRGNGHVVGFMGDGINDAPAMKNADVGISVDSAVDVARESAGVILLEKDLTVLEAGVMEGRRTYANIIKYIKITVSSNFGNMFSVLAASVFLPFLPMTPLQILVLNLLYDVSCTAMPWDNVDEDFLRKPRNWNTDSIRRFMFWLGPTSSVFDLTTYALLFWVICPAVVPMPAGGWQVMSSTDQASFASLFQAGWFVESLWTQTMVIHMLRTPGIPLLHSRAAWQVTLLTGLGVAVGTAIPFTALGQGLDMGALPASYFPWLAAVLVGYLTLATLVKRAFMRRYNTWL from the coding sequence ATGGTTCTGCGCTCTTTTCTGCCGCACGGCCTTGTTGTGCCGTTTACCCGCTTTTTTGGCCGCAAAGGCCCCGCTGCTGCACATACCGTCAGCACTGAACTGGTTCGCCAGGCGGCAACCCGCCTGCTGGATGCCGCCCGCGTTGAGCCGGACGAAGCCCTGCAGACGTTCAACTCCTCGCCCGATGGCCTCACCCGCCATCTGGTGCATGAGATGCGCCACAAGTACGGGGCTAATATCCTTGCCGCCAAGGGCAGGGACAGCCTGCCCAAACGCCTGTTCACCTCGTTTATCAATCCCTTCAGCGTTGTGCTCTTGCTGCTGGCCTGCATCTCGTTCTTTACCGACTATTTGCTGGCAGCTGCTGGAGAAAAAGACCTCACCGCCGTTATCATCGTGACGGTCATGGTCTGCATCAGCGGTGTGCTGCATTTCGTGCAGGAGGCCCGCTCCGGCAATGCCGTGGCCCGCCTTGAATCGCTGGTCAAAACCACCATTGAAGTGGTGCGCGAGGGCGAGGGTAAGGAACTGCCCATCAATTCGCTGGTGGTGGGCGATGTGGTGCGCCTGGCCGCAGGCGACATGATCCCCGCCGACATGCGGATTCTGCGGGCCAAGGATCTTTTTGTCAGCCAGTCTTCCCTCACGGGCGAGAGCGAACCGGTGGAAAAGTTCCCCCATGCCCTGCCCGCCGACACTGCCGCCGCCTCGCCCCTTGATTGCGACAATCTGGCCTTTATGGGCAGCAACGTTGTCAGCGGCGCGGCCTACGGCCTTGTGCTGGCTGTGGGCGGAGCATCACTTTTTGGCTCCCTTGCGCGCCAGATCGCGGCTACAACCACGCCCACCAGCTTTGACAAAGGCGTGAATTCCGTTTCCTGGCTGCTGTTACGCTTCATGATCTGCATGGCCCCGGTGGTGCTTTTTATCAACGGCTTCACCAAAGGCGATTGGGTGGAAGCCGCCTTGTTTGCCCTTTCCGTTGCCGTGGGCCTCACGCCCGAGATGCTGCCCACCGTGGTATCCGCCAATCTGGTACGCGGAGCCGTGTTTATGGCCCGCAAAAAGGTGATTGCCCGCCGCCTCAACGCCATCCAGAACCTTGGGGCCATGGACGTGCTGTGCACCGACAAGACGGGCACCCTCACGCAGGACAGGATTGTGCTCGAGTATTCGCTCGATATCCACGGCACGGAAGACGCACGAGTACTGCGTCACGCCTTTTTGAACAGCTGGTTCCAGACCGGCCTCAAAAACCTGCTGGACGCTGCCATCGTCAACCACGCCGATGAACTGAGCATGCAGCCCCTGCGCAAGGAATACAGCCTTGTGGACGAAATGCCCTTTGATTTCAGCCGCCGCCGCATGAGCGTGGTGGTGGCAGACAAAACGGGCAAAACCCAGATCATCACCAAGGGCGCGCTGGAAGAAATGCTCACCGTGTGCGCCTATGCCGAATACCATGGACAGGTCGAACCGCTCACACCAGAACTCCAGGCCGAAATACTGGAGCGCGTACGCCGTTACAACAACGACGGCATGCGTGTGGTGGGCGTGGCGCACAAAACCATGTCCGCGCCGGGCGGCGTTTTCTCTGTGGCGGACGAAAAAGACATGGTGCTGCTGGGCTATCTGGCCTTTCTTGATCCGCCCAAGGATTCCGCATCAAAGGCGCTGGCCGCGCTCAACGAGCACGGCGTGCGCGTAAAGGTGCTGACAGGCGACAACGATGCCGTCACCCGCAGTGTGTGCCGTCAGGTGGGTCTGCCGGGCAAAAATATCCTGCTGGGCGGGGAAATTGAGGAGATGGACGACGAGGCCCTGAAAGCCGCTGTTGAGCAAGCCGACATTTTCGCCAAGCTCAGCCCGCGCCAGAAGGCCCGCATTGTGACCTGCCTGCGCGGCAACGGGCATGTGGTGGGCTTTATGGGCGACGGCATCAACGACGCCCCGGCCATGAAGAACGCCGACGTAGGTATTTCCGTTGATTCCGCCGTGGACGTGGCGCGGGAATCTGCGGGCGTCATCCTGCTGGAAAAAGACCTCACCGTGCTTGAGGCCGGGGTGATGGAAGGCCGCCGCACTTATGCGAACATAATCAAATACATCAAGATTACGGTCAGTTCCAACTTCGGCAACATGTTTTCCGTGCTGGCGGCCAGTGTATTTCTGCCGTTCTTGCCCATGACTCCCCTACAGATTCTGGTGCTCAACCTGCTCTACGACGTTTCGTGCACGGCCATGCCCTGGGACAATGTGGATGAGGACTTTCTGCGCAAGCCCCGCAACTGGAATACGGACAGCATCCGGCGTTTCATGTTCTGGCTCGGGCCTACCAGCTCGGTCTTTGACCTCACGACATATGCCCTGCTGTTCTGGGTGATCTGCCCTGCCGTGGTGCCCATGCCTGCAGGCGGCTGGCAAGTCATGAGCAGCACCGATCAGGCGAGCTTTGCCTCCTTGTTTCAGGCTGGCTGGTTTGTGGAATCGCTGTGGACGCAGACCATGGTCATCCACATGCTGCGCACCCCGGGCATTCCCTTGCTGCACAGCCGCGCCGCATGGCAGGTAACCCTGCTCACAGGTCTTGGCGTTGCCGTGGGCACGGCCATTCCCTTTACAGCGCTGGGTCAGGGGCTGGATATGGGCGCGCTGCCCGCCAGCTACTTCCCCTGGCTGGCGGCAGTGCTTGTGGGGTATCTGACCCTGGCCACGCTGGTAAAGCGGGCCTTTATGCGCCGCTATAACACATGGTTATAA
- a CDS encoding methyl-accepting chemotaxis protein yields MSVRSIRMAMMLLVGGVVFAVQSALIVVVARYSYEASLTSSVDQMRLLAGTIAKSLGDFGEQQQMVLHGAVLQPALKEYLRNRHDNGEAAGFLSAMSRSADEVNSFFLFDTEGTQLINRVHGKEGSLKNFAHREYIRQTFKGKPGLSDTPSKSAITGKPIVGVADAIVDDSGKVIGGVGMAYAIDGLMENYINDIHLGKTGYPFIVAPTGVMVGHPDSERVLKDVSKEEGIAHILATPSGVEPFTRGGVEKMLAWAPVPGWNWKVVITMDRAEIEASANNQRNLMVGAGFAAILLLVGITLLALEKIIVKPLQELESYARSVAEGELDRSLTLVRRNEIGHLADSLRSMVGSLKDKIAEADGKSRLAQEESERAASATKEAEAARIAAEQAKADGMQHAATELEGVVEAVTMASEELSAQVEQASRGSESQTARVGETATAMEEMNATVLEVARNAGQAAESAKAAKSKAESGADVVASVVKDISRIQTRAVELKSEMTTLGKQAESTGQILGVISDIADQTNLLALNAAIEAARAGEAGRGFAVVADEVRKLAEKTMTATKEVGDAIRDIQNGTRKNVGNVEQVVNMIDTATTLAGTSGEALHEIVNLVDATAQQVQSIATAAEEQSSTSEEINRSIEDVNRISLETSSAMQHSAGAVSDMARQAQVLRGLISSLKSGH; encoded by the coding sequence ATGTCGGTACGCAGCATCAGAATGGCGATGATGCTTCTTGTGGGCGGGGTGGTATTTGCGGTGCAGTCGGCCCTGATTGTCGTGGTCGCCCGTTACAGCTATGAGGCCAGCCTGACGTCAAGCGTTGATCAGATGCGCCTCCTGGCTGGCACCATTGCCAAGTCGCTGGGCGACTTTGGCGAACAGCAGCAGATGGTCCTGCACGGAGCGGTGCTGCAACCTGCCCTCAAGGAATATTTGCGTAACCGGCACGATAATGGCGAGGCCGCAGGCTTCCTCTCGGCCATGTCACGCTCGGCTGATGAAGTAAACTCCTTCTTTCTGTTTGACACGGAAGGCACCCAGCTGATCAACCGTGTGCATGGCAAGGAAGGCAGCCTCAAAAACTTTGCCCACCGCGAGTACATTCGCCAGACGTTCAAAGGTAAACCCGGCCTGAGCGACACGCCGTCAAAGAGTGCGATCACGGGCAAGCCCATTGTAGGCGTTGCCGATGCCATAGTGGACGACAGCGGCAAGGTCATTGGCGGTGTGGGCATGGCCTATGCCATTGACGGCCTGATGGAAAACTACATTAACGACATCCATCTGGGCAAAACGGGCTATCCGTTTATTGTCGCGCCCACGGGCGTCATGGTCGGGCACCCTGACAGCGAGCGCGTACTCAAGGATGTTTCCAAGGAAGAAGGCATTGCCCATATCCTTGCCACGCCGTCGGGCGTGGAACCCTTCACCCGTGGCGGTGTGGAAAAAATGCTGGCATGGGCGCCGGTCCCGGGCTGGAACTGGAAGGTCGTCATCACCATGGATCGCGCGGAGATCGAAGCCTCGGCCAACAATCAGCGCAACCTCATGGTTGGCGCGGGCTTTGCCGCAATCCTGCTGCTTGTGGGCATTACCCTGCTGGCCCTTGAAAAGATCATCGTCAAACCCTTGCAAGAGCTGGAATCCTATGCACGGTCAGTGGCGGAGGGCGAGCTTGACCGCAGCCTGACGCTGGTGCGGCGCAATGAAATTGGCCATCTGGCAGACAGTCTGCGCAGCATGGTGGGCAGCCTTAAAGACAAGATAGCCGAGGCTGACGGAAAAAGTCGCCTGGCCCAGGAAGAATCAGAGCGCGCAGCCAGCGCAACAAAAGAGGCCGAAGCCGCTCGTATTGCTGCGGAACAGGCCAAGGCCGACGGCATGCAGCATGCCGCCACCGAGCTTGAAGGTGTTGTGGAGGCCGTAACTATGGCTTCTGAAGAACTTTCGGCCCAGGTGGAACAGGCCAGCCGCGGCTCTGAGAGCCAGACCGCTCGAGTGGGCGAAACAGCCACAGCCATGGAAGAAATGAACGCCACCGTGCTTGAAGTAGCGCGCAACGCCGGGCAGGCAGCGGAATCCGCCAAAGCTGCCAAGAGCAAGGCTGAAAGCGGCGCCGATGTGGTTGCCAGTGTGGTAAAGGATATCAGCCGTATCCAGACCCGCGCCGTGGAACTGAAATCGGAGATGACCACGCTCGGCAAGCAGGCCGAGAGTACGGGGCAGATTTTGGGTGTTATTTCGGACATTGCAGACCAGACCAATCTGCTGGCCCTCAATGCGGCCATTGAAGCGGCGCGCGCTGGCGAGGCCGGGCGTGGGTTTGCCGTGGTTGCCGACGAGGTGCGTAAACTGGCGGAAAAGACCATGACCGCCACCAAGGAAGTGGGCGACGCCATCCGCGATATCCAGAACGGCACCCGCAAAAATGTGGGCAACGTGGAGCAGGTTGTGAACATGATTGATACGGCCACCACGCTCGCGGGCACTTCGGGTGAGGCCCTGCATGAAATTGTGAATCTGGTGGACGCCACGGCCCAGCAGGTGCAATCCATCGCCACAGCTGCGGAAGAACAATCCTCCACCAGCGAGGAGATCAACCGCTCTATTGAAGACGTGAACCGTATTTCGCTCGAAACCAGCTCCGCCATGCAGCATTCTGCCGGGGCGGTTTCCGACATGGCCCGGCAGGCTCAGGTGCTGCGCGGACTTATCAGCAGTTTGAAATCCGGGCATTAG
- a CDS encoding methyl-accepting chemotaxis protein produces the protein MFSRSIRTAMLLVISIVVLAVQSALVVVVTRMGDEANLKASTHEMDLTSDTVSKSLGDFGTQLSMFVNGVSKPPRLREFLLTGEDKKGAEVFLAAMSQAAPEVNTLYLFDASGKQVITCAQGKAGKLSDLADREYIKAALANKPGFSSAPTKSIATGKLIVSVTAPILDDKGKVVGGVGMSYDIDSLTKNLKGITIGKTGRVVVVSPEGVVISHVNSDYILKNMANEPGISDMVKADSGNGVEFVREGEKRMLAWDVAPNWNWRVGVTVSRDEIEAPAREQRNVMLVLGFITILALVGICLFALDKVVVRPLRQLQAFASDVADGNLESSLTISLRNEIGNLADSLRSMVGSLKAKIAEADEKSRLAQEESERAASATKEAEAARMAAEQAKADGMLHAATQLEGVVEAVTTASEELSAQVEQASRGAESQTARVGETATAMEEMNATVLEVARNAGQAAESAKTAKNKAESGADVVARVVKDISRIQTSAVELKTEMTSLGKQAESTGQILGVISDIADQTNLLALNAAIEAARAGEAGRGFAVVADEVRKLAEKTMTATKEVGDAIRDIQNGTRKNVGNVEQVVNMIDTATTLAGTSGEALHEIVNLVDATAQQVQSIATAAEEQSSTSEEINRSIEDVNRISLETSSAMQHSAGAVSDMAQQAQVLRGLISSMKSGN, from the coding sequence ATGTTTTCACGCAGTATCAGGACAGCCATGTTGCTGGTTATCAGCATCGTGGTACTGGCGGTACAGTCGGCTCTGGTTGTTGTTGTAACGCGTATGGGGGATGAGGCGAACCTTAAGGCAAGCACTCACGAGATGGATCTCACCTCGGACACGGTAAGCAAATCCCTGGGCGATTTTGGAACCCAACTCAGCATGTTCGTCAATGGTGTTTCCAAACCGCCGAGACTGCGTGAATTCCTGCTTACGGGCGAAGACAAAAAGGGCGCGGAAGTTTTTCTTGCCGCCATGTCGCAAGCCGCACCCGAAGTAAATACCTTGTATTTGTTTGACGCCTCAGGGAAACAGGTCATCACCTGCGCCCAGGGCAAGGCCGGTAAGCTCAGCGACCTTGCCGACCGCGAATATATCAAGGCAGCCCTGGCCAACAAGCCGGGCTTCAGTTCCGCACCTACAAAAAGTATCGCCACCGGCAAGCTTATTGTCAGTGTGACCGCACCCATCCTTGACGACAAAGGCAAGGTTGTGGGCGGCGTGGGCATGTCATACGACATTGACAGCCTGACCAAGAATCTCAAGGGCATTACCATCGGCAAAACAGGACGCGTCGTTGTGGTTTCGCCCGAGGGCGTCGTAATCAGCCATGTAAACAGCGACTACATCCTCAAGAATATGGCCAATGAACCGGGTATTAGCGATATGGTCAAGGCTGATTCCGGCAATGGCGTGGAATTTGTGCGAGAAGGCGAAAAGCGCATGCTTGCCTGGGATGTGGCCCCCAACTGGAACTGGCGCGTGGGCGTGACAGTAAGCCGCGATGAAATTGAAGCCCCGGCCAGGGAGCAGCGCAACGTCATGCTGGTGCTGGGCTTTATTACTATTCTGGCTCTGGTGGGGATCTGCCTGTTTGCGCTGGATAAAGTGGTTGTGCGCCCCTTGCGGCAGTTGCAGGCTTTTGCTTCAGACGTCGCGGACGGCAATCTTGAATCCTCTTTGACAATCAGCCTGCGCAATGAAATCGGCAACTTGGCAGACAGTCTGCGCAGCATGGTAGGCAGCCTCAAGGCCAAGATAGCAGAGGCCGATGAAAAAAGCCGTCTGGCCCAGGAAGAATCAGAACGTGCAGCCAGCGCAACAAAAGAAGCCGAAGCCGCCCGCATGGCCGCTGAACAGGCCAAGGCCGATGGTATGCTGCATGCCGCCACCCAGCTTGAGGGTGTGGTCGAAGCCGTAACCACGGCTTCGGAAGAACTCTCGGCCCAGGTGGAGCAGGCCAGCCGAGGCGCTGAGAGCCAGACCGCTCGAGTGGGTGAAACCGCTACCGCCATGGAAGAAATGAACGCCACAGTGCTTGAAGTGGCGCGCAACGCCGGGCAGGCGGCGGAATCCGCCAAGACAGCCAAAAACAAGGCTGAAAGCGGCGCCGACGTGGTGGCCCGTGTGGTCAAAGACATCAGCCGTATCCAGACCAGCGCCGTGGAGCTGAAAACTGAAATGACCTCGCTTGGCAAGCAGGCCGAGAGTACGGGGCAGATCCTGGGCGTTATTTCGGACATTGCCGACCAGACCAATCTGCTGGCCCTTAATGCGGCCATTGAAGCTGCCCGCGCAGGCGAAGCCGGGCGCGGGTTTGCCGTGGTTGCAGACGAAGTGCGCAAACTGGCGGAAAAAACCATGACCGCTACCAAGGAAGTGGGCGACGCCATCCGCGATATCCAGAACGGCACCCGCAAAAATGTGGGCAACGTGGAGCAGGTTGTGAACATGATTGATACGGCCACCACGCTCGCGGGCACTTCGGGTGAGGCCCTGCATGAAATTGTGAATCTGGTGGACGCCACGGCCCAGCAGGTGCAATCCATCGCCACAGCTGCGGAAGAACAATCCTCCACCAGCGAGGAGATCAACCGCTCTATTGAAGACGTGAACCGTATTTCGCTCGAAACCAGCTCCGCCATGCAGCATTCTGCCGGGGCGGTTTCCGACATGGCCCAGCAGGCCCAGGTGCTGCGCGGGCTTATCAGCAGCATGAAGTCCGGGAACTAA
- the thrC gene encoding threonine synthase, producing the protein MAHADFPAYRGRMEYVCLDCGARHPGDSLLYTCPQCGGVFLLENLDFDKLKERSGAEWRELFDARSASRSTALRGIFRFYELLAPLLDEDDIVYLGEGITPIIEAAPALRDRVGVPFAYKNDGQNPSASFKDRGMACAFSYLKWLCRRNKWDEVLTVCASTGDTSAAAALYASYVGAPLKSVVLLPHGKVTPQQLSQPLGSGATVLELPGVFDDCMKVVELLAENYRVALLNSKNSWRILGQESYAYETAQWYGWDMTDLCLFVPIGNAGNITAIMCGFLKMLELGIITSLPRVFGVQSEHADPVWRYYDAPKNARHWQPVTVTPSVAQAAMIGNPVSFPRVRKLAEMFIEKGGEGAFQVVRVTEQQIMDAMIVANRHGHIACTQGGECLAGLMNAKALGLISNKEHAVLDATAHALKFAGFQDMYFNDSFPAEYGVTPDKSLANKPELLLPESARQGREVAEFARMGADAVAGRLSLQKK; encoded by the coding sequence ATGGCGCATGCGGATTTTCCGGCCTATCGCGGCCGCATGGAGTATGTTTGTCTTGACTGCGGCGCGCGTCATCCCGGCGACAGCCTGCTGTACACCTGCCCGCAGTGTGGCGGCGTGTTTTTGCTGGAAAACCTGGATTTCGACAAACTGAAAGAACGCAGCGGCGCAGAGTGGCGCGAGCTTTTTGACGCCCGCTCCGCCAGCCGCAGCACCGCGCTTCGGGGAATATTCCGTTTTTACGAGCTGCTTGCTCCCCTGCTGGACGAAGACGATATCGTGTATCTGGGCGAAGGCATCACGCCGATTATTGAAGCGGCCCCGGCCCTGCGCGACCGCGTGGGCGTGCCCTTTGCCTACAAGAATGATGGTCAGAACCCCAGCGCGTCCTTTAAGGATCGCGGCATGGCCTGCGCGTTCAGCTATCTCAAGTGGCTGTGCCGCCGCAACAAATGGGACGAAGTGCTGACCGTGTGCGCCTCCACTGGCGACACCTCGGCGGCGGCGGCCCTCTATGCATCATATGTGGGCGCGCCCCTCAAGAGCGTGGTGCTTCTGCCCCACGGCAAGGTAACGCCCCAGCAGCTTTCGCAGCCCTTGGGCAGCGGCGCCACCGTGCTTGAACTGCCCGGCGTGTTTGACGACTGCATGAAGGTGGTCGAGCTGCTGGCAGAAAATTACCGCGTGGCCCTGCTCAATTCCAAGAACAGCTGGCGCATTCTCGGGCAGGAATCCTACGCGTATGAAACAGCCCAGTGGTACGGCTGGGACATGACCGATCTGTGCCTCTTTGTGCCCATCGGCAACGCAGGCAACATCACGGCCATCATGTGCGGCTTTTTGAAAATGCTTGAGCTTGGCATCATCACTTCGCTGCCCCGCGTGTTTGGCGTGCAGTCCGAGCATGCCGACCCGGTGTGGCGCTATTATGATGCACCCAAGAATGCCCGCCACTGGCAGCCCGTAACCGTCACGCCCAGCGTGGCGCAGGCCGCCATGATCGGTAATCCCGTCTCCTTCCCGCGTGTGCGCAAGCTGGCGGAGATGTTTATCGAAAAGGGCGGCGAAGGGGCCTTTCAGGTTGTGCGCGTGACCGAGCAGCAGATCATGGACGCCATGATTGTTGCCAACCGTCACGGCCACATTGCCTGTACCCAGGGCGGAGAATGCCTTGCGGGCCTCATGAACGCCAAGGCCCTTGGCCTGATCAGCAACAAGGAGCATGCCGTGCTTGACGCAACGGCCCATGCCCTCAAGTTCGCAGGTTTTCAGGACATGTATTTCAACGATTCCTTCCCGGCAGAATACGGCGTCACGCCAGATAAGAGCCTGGCCAACAAACCGGAGCTGCTCCTGCCCGAAAGCGCGCGTCAGGGGCGCGAGGTGGCGGAATTCGCCCGCATGGGTGCGGATGCTGTGGCTGGACGACTTTCTTTACAAAAAAAGTAA
- the plsY gene encoding glycerol-3-phosphate 1-O-acyltransferase PlsY yields MLEVLWIALAYVLGSVPWGLVIAKTFCRIDPRESGSRSTGATNVARLCGFGWGVATLACDVCKGAVPVWLAFHINPSPVFVSVVGLACVLGHVFSCFMKFKGGKAVATSIGVFLPLAFWHLLAASALCCLVIWRSGFVSLGSLTLVVALAVALAVTGQWAWLPLALCVCAVVVWKHKENIARLRAGTENSWLKGKHAEKQENKG; encoded by the coding sequence ATGCTGGAAGTATTGTGGATTGCTCTGGCCTATGTGCTTGGTTCTGTGCCGTGGGGCCTTGTTATCGCCAAGACCTTTTGCCGCATAGACCCGCGTGAAAGCGGCAGCCGCAGCACCGGGGCCACCAATGTGGCGCGCCTGTGCGGCTTTGGTTGGGGTGTGGCAACCCTTGCGTGCGACGTCTGCAAGGGGGCTGTGCCTGTGTGGCTGGCCTTTCACATCAATCCCTCGCCCGTTTTTGTGAGTGTGGTGGGCCTGGCCTGCGTGCTTGGGCACGTTTTTTCGTGCTTCATGAAGTTCAAGGGCGGCAAAGCTGTTGCCACCAGCATTGGCGTGTTTCTTCCCCTGGCTTTCTGGCATCTGCTGGCGGCCTCGGCCCTGTGCTGCCTTGTTATCTGGCGCAGCGGCTTTGTTTCGCTGGGTTCGCTCACGTTGGTCGTGGCGCTGGCCGTGGCCCTGGCTGTTACCGGCCAGTGGGCCTGGCTGCCTTTGGCCCTGTGCGTGTGCGCCGTGGTGGTGTGGAAGCACAAGGAAAACATCGCCCGACTGCGTGCAGGAACAGAAAACAGCTGGCTCAAGGGCAAGCACGCTGAAAAACAGGAAAATAAAGGCTAG